AAATGACTGCGTGATGTGAAACCGAAAAAAGAGAAAGAGCCACTCCGGGATGGGGCGGCTCTTTTTTTGTGCTCTTGCCAAGGGGAAGAAAAGTCTTAGATGTACTGACTGAAACGCAGGTCCTGTCGCATCAGGTCGATAAGCTTGCGATGCCCTGCCGGGAACGCGCGTTCTGTAATCTGCTCTGGCGTGGCCCAAAGACATTCGTCTGCGGCGCTCATGGTCGACGGCGGAAGCGGGGCGTCGGCCTGGAGAAAGTAACAGTGGAGGGTGACGCGAAAGCGCGTGTAGCCGTGACGGACAATGGAAATTTTGTCTGCGATGCGGACCTGAAACCCTGTTTCTTCCTGAAATTCGCGAACGACGGCCTGCTCGGGGCTTTCGCCCGCTTCGATAGAACCGCCGGGGAATTCCCAGAGTCCTCCCCAAACCGCACCTTGTGGACGTTTCTGAATGTAGATTTTCCCTTTGTGCTCCAAAACACCACAGACCACATTGAGTGGCGTTATGTCTTTTTTCTTTCCGGGAACCGGACGGAATGCCACAATGTCGAGCCGTCGGGCTTCGCAATGCTCGGCAACGGGGCAGGATTCACAGCGGGGAGCACGGGGCGTGCAGATGAGTGCGCCCAATTCCATGACGGCCTGATTGTAATCGCGGGCCTGTCCTGCTGGGAGAAGTTCTGCGGAGAGTGCTTCAACGCGTTTTTTGGCATCTTTTTCTTTGATGGGCGAATCAATGTCGAAAAGCCGGGCGTAAACCCGCTCGACATTGGCGTCGATGGCAGGGACGTCCAGACCAAATGCAAGGCTGGCAATGGCGCCTGCGGTGTAGGGTCCTATACCGGGAAGCGCCAGAATGGCTTTGTGCTCTGCCGGAAATTCGCCGCCATGCTCGGCACAGATGACGAGCGCGGCTTTGCGGATGTTTCTGGCGCGGGTGTAATAGCCGAGACCTTCCCAGTATTTGAGAATTTCGTCTTCGGGCGCGTCGGCAATGCTGGCAATGGTCGGAAAGCGGTCCATCCACCGCTCAAAATATGGAACTGCCCGGTCCATCTGCGTTTGCTGGAGCATTATTTCAGAAATCCAGACGTGATAGGGCAGGTAATCCTGTCGCCAGGGCAGGGGGCGCTGTATTTTTTTGAACCACGCAATGAGTGTGGGAGAAAATGTGTTCTTTTTGGGCATGAGGAGAGCAGAAAAGCATGCTCCCCGTGCCTTTGCAAGTGCGGATTTGGTCTGTTTTTCGGTCCACTGCGTGCAAATTTTCAGGAAGACGTTTATTCCATTGAGACTTTGCCCTTTTTTGTATAAAGCAACAGCAAACCCTCTGCGCGGAAGGCTCCCCAGAAGACTGCTCCGACCCGTTGCTTCTTGCCTTCTCCGTACGGTGACAGTATACATTATCAGGAATGTTTGTTCCCCTGTGGAGAGCACACAAAGCGGACTGCCTGCTGGGCGCCCGCAAGACATAAACTTG
This genomic stretch from Desulfobaculum bizertense DSM 18034 harbors:
- the mutY gene encoding A/G-specific adenine glycosylase, with product MPKKNTFSPTLIAWFKKIQRPLPWRQDYLPYHVWISEIMLQQTQMDRAVPYFERWMDRFPTIASIADAPEDEILKYWEGLGYYTRARNIRKAALVICAEHGGEFPAEHKAILALPGIGPYTAGAIASLAFGLDVPAIDANVERVYARLFDIDSPIKEKDAKKRVEALSAELLPAGQARDYNQAVMELGALICTPRAPRCESCPVAEHCEARRLDIVAFRPVPGKKKDITPLNVVCGVLEHKGKIYIQKRPQGAVWGGLWEFPGGSIEAGESPEQAVVREFQEETGFQVRIADKISIVRHGYTRFRVTLHCYFLQADAPLPPSTMSAADECLWATPEQITERAFPAGHRKLIDLMRQDLRFSQYI